The following coding sequences lie in one Negativicoccus succinicivorans genomic window:
- the mutL gene encoding DNA mismatch repair endonuclease MutL translates to MAQIHILDAVTVNQIAAGEVVERPASVAKELIENALDANAAHIEIEIAEGGARYLRVTDDGNGMTAEDAALAFVRHATSKIQKAADIFAISSMGFRGEALASIASVAKVTLVTRTQEAEIGQEIRIEGGELISSQTIGAPVGTTLEVRDLFYNTPARQKFLKTERTESSRINTLVGKLALAHPQIAIRLINNGRTVIDTPGNGDMLDTFASLFGTDLANAMLPVEYQTETDSVTGYIAKPAVLKSSRQWQTWIVNGRIVESPALSRALDNAYHSLLPKRGYPPAVIRVLISPADVDVNIHPQKREVKFSDEQAVFRAVYHAVLNALTSVDDAATVATEVTQAPLGMQRHTAALQGESAPAQNEFTLADKKTDFELRQGVLEPTVRLPNAVTKPSSSGAPAASTQTATSYAPPRWSVAEENTFSEYMAKVQQDDTSDEEERILFTPQEDAEAALVPLGQIANCFIVCQKGEELYIIDQHAAHERVRYDRLAQATEGIPAQTLLVPQLLQLDAEDVQALLTHEEQLHALGFQFEQAGPQLLRLVAAPADAVGTEQERMLSEISLALQADTPPTAEQLRHRVLAYASCRGAIKAGHALNIRQMRELIRDLLATKRPFVCPHGRPVMVRFTAADLAKLFRRS, encoded by the coding sequence ATGGCGCAAATACATATTCTCGATGCCGTTACCGTAAATCAAATTGCCGCCGGGGAAGTCGTTGAGCGACCGGCTTCGGTAGCCAAAGAATTGATTGAAAACGCCTTGGATGCGAATGCTGCACATATTGAAATCGAAATTGCGGAAGGTGGCGCTCGCTACCTGCGTGTGACGGATGACGGCAACGGTATGACGGCGGAAGATGCAGCCCTTGCATTTGTACGCCACGCGACGAGTAAAATTCAAAAAGCGGCCGATATCTTCGCGATCAGCTCGATGGGGTTTCGCGGTGAAGCCTTGGCAAGTATCGCGTCCGTCGCCAAGGTGACGTTGGTCACGCGTACGCAAGAGGCGGAAATCGGACAGGAAATTCGCATCGAAGGCGGCGAGTTAATTTCCTCGCAAACGATCGGAGCGCCGGTAGGCACGACACTTGAAGTGCGAGATTTATTTTACAATACGCCCGCGCGACAAAAGTTTTTGAAAACGGAACGTACGGAAAGCAGTCGGATTAATACATTGGTAGGCAAATTGGCCTTAGCGCATCCGCAAATCGCGATTCGCTTGATCAATAACGGTCGTACCGTGATTGATACGCCCGGCAACGGAGATATGTTAGATACATTTGCATCCTTATTCGGAACGGATCTTGCGAATGCCATGTTGCCGGTGGAGTATCAAACCGAGACCGACAGCGTGACCGGTTATATCGCTAAACCGGCTGTACTGAAGAGCAGTCGCCAATGGCAAACGTGGATTGTCAATGGTCGCATCGTGGAAAGCCCCGCTTTGAGTCGGGCACTCGACAATGCGTATCATTCATTGTTGCCGAAACGCGGCTACCCGCCGGCCGTGATTCGCGTGCTGATTTCTCCCGCGGATGTCGACGTAAATATTCATCCGCAAAAGCGGGAAGTCAAATTCAGTGATGAGCAGGCGGTATTCCGTGCGGTATATCATGCGGTTTTAAATGCGTTGACGAGTGTTGATGATGCGGCCACAGTGGCAACAGAAGTGACACAGGCACCGCTTGGTATGCAACGCCATACCGCTGCACTGCAAGGCGAATCCGCACCGGCACAAAATGAATTTACGCTAGCGGATAAGAAAACGGATTTTGAGCTCCGGCAAGGGGTGTTGGAGCCGACGGTACGTCTGCCGAATGCCGTTACGAAACCGAGCTCATCAGGCGCTCCGGCCGCTTCAACACAGACGGCAACGTCTTACGCACCGCCGCGTTGGAGCGTCGCGGAAGAAAATACGTTCAGCGAATACATGGCGAAAGTACAGCAAGATGATACCTCCGACGAAGAAGAACGCATTTTATTTACACCGCAGGAAGATGCAGAGGCTGCACTTGTCCCACTGGGGCAGATCGCGAACTGTTTTATCGTTTGCCAAAAAGGCGAAGAACTCTACATCATTGACCAGCATGCGGCGCATGAAAGAGTACGCTACGATCGTTTGGCACAGGCGACTGAAGGGATTCCTGCGCAAACCTTACTGGTGCCGCAACTCTTGCAACTCGATGCCGAAGATGTTCAAGCATTGCTCACTCATGAGGAGCAGTTGCACGCACTGGGATTTCAATTTGAGCAGGCCGGACCGCAATTGTTGCGCTTAGTAGCAGCTCCTGCCGATGCCGTCGGTACCGAACAGGAACGCATGCTGAGTGAAATCAGTTTGGCGCTGCAGGCGGATACGCCGCCGACAGCCGAACAGTTACGCCATCGCGTATTGGCATATGCTTCCTGCCGCGGAGCGATCAAAGCGGGGCATGCATTGAATATTCGTCAGATGCGGGAATTAATTCGTGATTTGCTCGCGACGAAACGCCCATTTGTTTGCCCGCACGGCCGACCGGTTATGGTTCGATTTACCGCCGCCGATTTGGCAAAATTGTTTCGGCGTTCCTGA
- the mutS gene encoding DNA mismatch repair protein MutS, protein MANWQKGTDMAAKLTPMMAQYQAIKKEHPDEILFFRLGDFYEMFFDDALLASRELELTLTGRAAGNKERAPMCGVPFHSAESYIYRLVQKGYRVAICDQLQDPSETKGLVERGVTKVITPGTVLLDSSLANGTRNYLAYLYQKEAQIVLVLAEVSTGECRWGLFTDNEKHELFDALSIYAPTELIIEASDECNLSIENYAKSRLGAMLILTAEELEMPLPKLTGATDFGGLALAELPAESAVREALAQLFYYLAKTLQQSAKQVTLLLPLREEAQMTLDHRTLRHLEVLQNMQDGSIRGTLYALLKQTQTAMGARLLQRWLEAPLLSDTEILARQEAVADFLKNARQADTLGNILGRIYDFERIVTKVEIGTATPKDLLAVRDSLAELVPLKELLQEFNAPMLQTLNRDVAMHTDVYTLLTEAIAPDAGLQRNGDYIKDGFSPRLDELRSLVHDSRSWIANLEAAEKAKSELKLKIGFNNVFGYYFEVPRSQAERVPEYFVRKQTLANAERYITPELKEFEVKVLSAQAEMDKLEAQLFTQVLADLRPALADLQKTARTLALIDALLALAVAAHKYRWVQPALNRQNRIEIRDGMHPMLAAAQKDTFVPNDTVLRHEDCETMLITGPNMAGKSTYMRQVALLLLMAQIGSFIPVRTADICPVSRIFTRIGATDDISSGQSTFMVEMNEVADILQAADANSLILLDEVGRGTSTYDGLSIARATVEFIAEKIGAFTLFATHYHELTEVADVYPHIQNFTVSVKERRGDVQFLRRIIPGKADKSYGIHVAKLAGLPTSVLQRAQTLLAELENTASAAPVEAERVPAMDIFADGIWDELAGLDVFSMTPMEAMETLFRLNKEAKARKGL, encoded by the coding sequence GTGGCGAATTGGCAGAAAGGAACTGACATGGCGGCCAAACTGACGCCGATGATGGCGCAGTATCAAGCAATCAAAAAAGAGCATCCGGATGAAATTCTGTTTTTCCGTTTGGGCGATTTTTATGAAATGTTCTTTGATGATGCCTTGCTGGCTTCCCGTGAGCTGGAATTAACCTTGACGGGACGGGCGGCGGGGAATAAAGAGCGTGCACCGATGTGCGGTGTACCGTTTCATTCGGCGGAGAGCTATATTTATCGTCTGGTGCAAAAAGGTTATCGCGTAGCTATCTGTGATCAGCTGCAGGATCCGAGTGAAACCAAGGGCCTTGTCGAGCGCGGCGTTACCAAAGTTATCACGCCGGGGACGGTTCTTTTGGACAGCTCACTGGCGAACGGTACCCGCAATTATTTGGCGTACTTGTATCAAAAAGAAGCACAAATCGTGTTGGTGCTTGCTGAAGTTTCGACCGGAGAATGCCGTTGGGGATTATTTACGGATAACGAAAAGCATGAACTGTTCGACGCATTGAGTATTTATGCGCCGACTGAACTGATTATCGAAGCGTCGGACGAATGTAATTTAAGTATCGAAAATTATGCTAAGTCGCGTCTTGGGGCAATGCTGATTTTGACCGCGGAAGAACTGGAAATGCCGCTACCGAAACTGACCGGGGCAACCGACTTCGGCGGTTTGGCGCTTGCGGAATTGCCGGCAGAGTCAGCGGTTCGCGAAGCATTGGCGCAGTTGTTTTACTATTTGGCAAAAACGTTGCAGCAATCGGCTAAACAGGTTACATTACTGTTGCCGTTGCGTGAAGAAGCGCAAATGACGCTTGATCATCGGACGTTACGTCATTTGGAAGTCTTACAGAATATGCAGGACGGAAGCATTCGCGGTACCCTCTATGCGCTTTTAAAGCAGACGCAAACGGCCATGGGCGCTCGCCTGTTACAGCGCTGGTTGGAAGCGCCGCTACTCTCGGATACGGAAATTCTGGCGCGGCAGGAAGCGGTGGCGGATTTTCTTAAAAACGCGCGCCAAGCGGATACATTAGGAAATATACTGGGGCGTATTTATGATTTTGAGCGGATCGTCACTAAGGTGGAGATCGGAACGGCGACGCCGAAAGATCTTCTGGCGGTACGGGATTCGTTAGCGGAACTGGTGCCGTTAAAGGAGCTTTTGCAAGAATTCAATGCACCTATGCTGCAAACGTTGAACCGCGATGTGGCGATGCACACGGATGTGTATACACTGCTGACGGAGGCTATCGCGCCTGACGCGGGTTTGCAACGTAACGGTGATTATATCAAAGACGGTTTTTCGCCGCGGCTGGACGAATTACGTTCGTTGGTCCATGACAGTCGCAGCTGGATCGCCAATTTGGAAGCGGCGGAAAAAGCTAAATCGGAACTTAAGTTAAAAATCGGCTTCAACAATGTGTTCGGTTATTATTTCGAAGTGCCTCGTTCCCAAGCGGAACGGGTACCGGAGTATTTTGTACGGAAGCAGACGTTGGCGAACGCCGAACGCTATATTACGCCGGAACTGAAAGAGTTTGAAGTCAAAGTACTGTCGGCACAAGCGGAAATGGACAAGCTGGAAGCACAGCTGTTTACGCAGGTGCTAGCGGATCTGCGACCGGCGCTTGCGGACCTGCAAAAAACGGCTCGTACTCTTGCCCTTATCGATGCGCTGCTGGCACTTGCCGTGGCCGCGCATAAATATCGTTGGGTACAGCCGGCATTAAATCGTCAGAATCGGATTGAAATCCGCGACGGTATGCATCCGATGTTGGCCGCCGCGCAAAAAGATACATTTGTTCCGAATGACACTGTTTTACGTCATGAGGACTGTGAAACCATGCTGATCACCGGACCGAATATGGCCGGTAAATCGACGTATATGCGACAAGTCGCATTGCTGTTGCTGATGGCGCAGATCGGTTCGTTCATCCCGGTGCGCACTGCAGATATTTGTCCGGTCAGCCGCATTTTTACGCGCATCGGTGCGACAGATGATATTTCCAGCGGTCAAAGTACATTTATGGTGGAGATGAATGAAGTCGCCGATATTTTACAGGCGGCGGATGCCAATTCCCTCATTTTGCTCGATGAAGTCGGTCGAGGTACGAGCACCTATGACGGCTTAAGTATCGCGCGCGCGACTGTTGAATTTATTGCGGAAAAAATCGGCGCGTTTACGTTATTTGCAACGCACTATCATGAGTTAACGGAAGTTGCGGATGTTTATCCGCACATTCAAAACTTTACGGTTTCCGTCAAAGAGCGTCGCGGAGACGTGCAGTTTCTGCGACGCATTATTCCCGGGAAAGCCGATAAAAGTTACGGTATTCATGTCGCCAAACTGGCGGGCTTACCGACGAGTGTGTTGCAAAGGGCACAGACGCTGCTGGCGGAACTTGAAAACACGGCTTCCGCTGCCCCTGTGGAAGCGGAGCGAGTTCCGGCAATGGACATTTTCGCCGACGGCATTTGGGATGAATTGGCAGGTTTAGATGTTTTCAGCATGACGCCGATGGAAGCAATGGAAACGTTATTCCGATTAAATAAGGAAGCCAAAGCGAGAAAGGGATTGTAA
- the miaB gene encoding tRNA (N6-isopentenyl adenosine(37)-C2)-methylthiotransferase MiaB, with amino-acid sequence MNESDSERLSGQLEELQYQPTDNMQEADVIVINTCCVRESAENKVYGKIGELKHLKAKNPNLVIGITGCMAQKNKEALFERAPHIDFVFGPYNIHHLKELLQSGKAVASHTLKTQMRGADITDFTDLHAVRKSNVFAWVPIMQGCNKFCTYCIVPYVRGREWSRPIESVVKEVRELATAGYKEITLLGQNVNAYGLDFKDGTDFSDLLREVDKIDGIERVRYMTSHPRDMTREMIDTIAQSRHVVTQMHLPVQSGSDAVLKGMNRGYTVEHYCKLVDYIRKVMPDVVLTTDLIVGFPGETEEMHRETLELLKKIRYDLAYTFLYSPRSGTPAAKMAGQVPKDVMKRRLQELMSIQNEISLERNETMVGKTYEVIVEGPTKNNPKMWFGRTSGNKMIIFAPRATTMIGETTQVKVDHAQTWLLRGELAERN; translated from the coding sequence ATGAACGAAAGTGATTCAGAACGCTTGTCGGGACAACTGGAAGAATTGCAATACCAACCTACAGACAACATGCAGGAGGCAGACGTCATCGTCATCAATACCTGCTGCGTGCGAGAAAGCGCAGAAAATAAGGTTTACGGGAAAATTGGCGAATTGAAACATCTTAAAGCCAAGAATCCGAATCTTGTCATCGGCATTACCGGCTGTATGGCGCAGAAAAATAAGGAAGCGTTATTTGAACGTGCTCCGCATATTGATTTCGTCTTCGGGCCGTACAATATTCACCATTTAAAAGAATTATTGCAAAGCGGTAAAGCGGTCGCCTCGCATACGCTCAAAACGCAAATGCGCGGCGCTGATATTACAGATTTTACGGATCTGCATGCCGTTCGTAAAAGCAATGTTTTTGCCTGGGTGCCGATCATGCAGGGATGTAACAAGTTTTGCACCTATTGCATCGTGCCGTATGTACGCGGTCGCGAATGGAGTCGTCCGATCGAGTCCGTTGTCAAAGAAGTACGGGAACTTGCCACTGCAGGCTATAAAGAAATCACGCTCTTGGGACAAAATGTGAATGCCTATGGTCTTGATTTTAAAGACGGTACGGATTTTTCGGATTTGCTTCGCGAAGTGGATAAAATCGATGGCATTGAACGCGTCCGGTATATGACATCGCATCCTCGTGACATGACGAGGGAGATGATCGATACGATTGCGCAGAGTCGGCACGTGGTCACCCAAATGCACTTGCCGGTACAATCCGGTTCGGATGCTGTATTGAAAGGGATGAACCGCGGTTATACGGTAGAGCATTATTGCAAATTGGTGGATTATATCCGCAAAGTAATGCCCGATGTGGTACTGACGACCGATCTGATCGTAGGGTTTCCCGGCGAGACGGAAGAAATGCATCGGGAAACGCTGGAGCTGCTGAAAAAGATCCGTTATGACTTGGCGTACACCTTTCTATACTCGCCGCGCTCGGGAACACCCGCTGCCAAAATGGCGGGACAGGTTCCAAAAGATGTCATGAAACGGCGCTTACAGGAACTCATGAGTATCCAAAACGAGATCAGCTTAGAGCGCAACGAAACGATGGTCGGTAAAACATATGAAGTAATCGTGGAAGGGCCGACTAAAAATAATCCGAAGATGTGGTTCGGTCGTACGAGCGGTAACAAAATGATTATTTTTGCACCGCGCGCAACGACTATGATCGGTGAGACAACACAAGTGAAAGTAGACCACGCGCAGACGTGGCTTTTGCGTGGCGAATTGGCAGAAAGGAACTGA